The following DNA comes from Bathymodiolus thermophilus thioautotrophic gill symbiont.
ACCTGTGCCACCCATTAATTCTAATACAATATCAATCGAGTTATTGTTAACAATTTCAGATGGGTCTTGGGTCAGTTGAATGCCTGCTGTTGAACAAATACGAGATTGATTAATATCACGCACTGCGGCATGTGTTACTTGGATTTGCGTGTTTGTGCGGCGCTTAATCTCAGTTTGATTTTTTGCCAAAACATTGACAACGCCACCACCAACAGTCCCCAGCCCTAAAATTCCGATATTCATCGTATTTGTCCTAATGATAAAAGTAAAGAGTCAAATTATACCAATTCGTTTGCGTAAGCCTTGCTTGATTTTATAAGAGGTTTTACGAGAAAGGGCATTAAAAAGAATGGTTTTTTATCTCTAAATCAAAGCATCAAAATCACCACATTTAAAAGATTCTTGTTTATTTACCAAAACCGCAGGGGATGACTTGTAACCGTTCTTTTTTTTACTTAAAAATTGAAATCAATGTTGTTTTTATAAATTAAACAAAAGGAAAAATAGGTACTTAGCGCCACTTGGTATTATCTATGTTTCAGGCGCACAAGTCCCAAGCCCGACATTGATATTGTCCTTCAACGAGTCCGGCATTAAATACTTATTTTCAGGGCCTAATCGACTTTCAAGTGTTCGAAACTCCTCTTGATTTAAGGGGCGAGCTTGCGTCATAAAAAAAACATTTGCGTCACTGGGAATCATTTCTTCTTCCCCAAGTTCAACGGTTACCATTTTTTTCTCATGACCCATGTCGTCAATAAAACCATCGTAACTTGTTATTTTTTTGATTTTGTATGCTTGCCCCGGTTTAACCAGAGCCTCTGCTTCATCTTCATGTGAATACAAGGCAATCGGGGCTGAGCTAGCTGAGTTTTCGATGCCGAAAATAACCCCGATATCACCCTCTGCACCTGTTCTTGAAAAATATGAAGCCTCTTCAAAGCTGGATGAAAAAGAGGTAAACTTATTGGTTACAAGGTAATCCCCTTCTACCACTTGGGGTGGGTTTTCTGCATCAAGATTATAATAGGGTTTGCCATTTCCTGATGATCTTGTTGAAGAACTTCCGCGATAGATATTACTGTTAGAAGGCGGGAATTTTTCCAGCGTTTCAGAGAATTTTTTTATTCTTGTTTGGTAATTACCTACGGTTAGAGGGTCGGATTCTGCAAGACCATCTCCAAGGTAATCATTTACAAAATCATTGCTATCAGTTGTATATTCTGCAAAATAATCGCTCTCTGCTTTTGTTAGTTCCAATTCTTCTGTTTGGGCGTACATTTTCTCAGCATGAACTAACTTCGCTTCGCTTCTTGTTGCTCTGTCATTATTAGCAAATAAATGTCGTTGTTTGTCCACATCTGGAAAAACTGTTGCGAATGCATTCGTAACGGTTAAAGTGAGTAAGGTAATAAGTAGATAATATTTTTTCATAATCAATTTTTAAGAGTTAAGTTACAATAAGGCCTTTGTGTCAATATGGACAATCGTCAAACATACACTTTTTATCCATTTGGCAATTTTTAAAATCCAGCCTTAATCTTACTAGGGCAGAGTTTAAATAAAATTACCAGTGTGACAAAAATTGAATTTTGCTCATCCATATTTATACCAAGGTCTCCCAATGAATAGAGATAATTTTAGCGATCACATCGCCTGTTAAACACTTGATGCAAAAGTCTCACAATAAGAACTTAGGGATAACAACCTTCAAGCACCAACTCACCATCATTTATTTCAGTGAGTGCACTTTCGGAAATCACTTCTTCGCTTTCCATTGATTGTGTCTCCACGCTCATGTCTTCTAATAAACTTTCGTCAGAAAGTGCATCTAAGTCCATGCTCATTGTTCCTGATTCTTCAATTTCAGACACCATGTCTTCTGATGCAAGTGTACTAGAAAAGGATTCCATACCCTCCATTATTGCTTCTGCCATATCAAATGCCATTACGATATTTAATATATACATAAATCCTTTGAAAAAACGCTGAAAAAATGTGGGCCCTTCTGCGTCTAAACCACTTATCCAGTCAGATATTGCGCGAGATTGCAGGTTGAATATTATTCTTTTATCTGCTTTCATCATATAGGTTAAACAACTGCCAATAATATAATAATCTTCAAGGTAGTCTTCAGGAATTGACACATCACAGGCCTTTAGAATATTGTTGTCTACATGGCTTACGCCATAAGTCATACTGTCTTTGGCACGCATATAATAAAGTTGGGCAATCTTACCCATCATAATACCTGGGTCAAATCCCATTTTGCTATCAGGAAAATAAAATGTCCTGTAGTTTTTCAATACATTTAATGATGCATGATAGAGTTTGAAGCCATTGTGTCCATTTTTTTTATAAAACGCTAAAGTGTAATCTTTCCCAAACCATTTTTCGAGTAGGGTAAGCGCAGTTGCCATAGTGGCTCTTGCTGAGGGAACATAATGCAGTGTAAATATATGGTAATTGCCAAAAGGCCCCCAGTTTTTTACCTTTTCTCCAATGCCAACCATTCTAAGATCTATTTCTCTTATCCACTCACTGTATGTAGGTGTGTAATTTTTTGTGCCATAGGTAATTGATGTGGAACCAATACTAACATCAGTATATATTTTTGTCCAAAGACCCATGTAGGCCACATTTTTATTGTAATCTGCAATAATATTTTCTTTGTTTTGATTGGTAAAATAACTGGGTATTGATGCACTGGCTTTGCGGTAAGCTTTCTCAAGGATAAAGTTTAATATTTTTTTCTTAATGACTTCTGATTTCATTTCTTCATAAATAGTATCACCCCCCTCTTTGTAAGATCCATTTCCAGACGAAGGATTGTTTAATGTCAATAATACTGAACCCTCTCTAAAAACAAAATTGTATAGCCCAGAAGGGGTTAAACTGCTTTTTTTGTTACCCTTATGGCGGCTGTTAATGATGCCGGCATATTCTTTAATTGTTTTTTTGATATATTTATGGAAATAAAGTGAATGATAAGGAAAGTCTCCATATTTTTCTTTGTACTTAGCAATCCACAAACCTCGTCCAATAATGCTATCTGCACTTGGATCGCGATTGATATCAAACCTATAATCCTCGCCAAAATTACTCACACTACCACCAGCAGTATGATTAATTCGATAAAGTATTGAGCGCCTTGCTTTTTCTACCAAAACTTTAATTCTTGATTGCGTCTTAAAATCTTTTGTAAATATTAGATCTGGATCTTTTAACATACTCAAAATGAACTCAGCATATACGGCATGCGGGTCTTGTGTTGCTTTTATTGTATTGTCTTTGGAGGCGTTACCATAGGTAATGTATGGTCTGTTAAAGTCAATCGATGCGCCTCCCGGATTCCACATTTTTATAACGGTATAAAACCCATCTCGTAACTGCTCCATAATATAAGGAAATACCTTTATTCTAACCATATTAGGCAGTTTCTTTTCACGAACCATATCTTCGTCAGCCAGCCCTGCATACAAGTAATTATGCGTCAAATCATAGCCAAAAATTAAATATATATTGCTGTCTTTATTAAAATCGAAAGTAATGTCTGAAAAACTACTGATGCGCCCATTTTTGCCTACATTAATAGGGTTATTGTCTTTTTTTGGATTAATAAAGTCATTTGGCCCCAGCCCATCTAAGAAATTTAAGCTAACTTTTACCTTGCTACTCTTTGTTTTGGCGTTTTTTAGAATGCCACTGCCTAAATTTATAAAATTACCGACTTCTGTATAATTCTCATGATGAACTGAAATTTGCATTAAACTTCCTCTGCCATTTTTACTTTTAATGCCTATGTCAAAATAAGATTCTACATATTTGGAGTCAAGTGTTGTTTTTTTAAGGTCTAAAGGCAATACACTAAGAACCTTCATATTCTTGTAAGGGATAATATTATTGTCAATAAATACATTTTTTTGATAGGCGGTACGGCTTCTCGGTATTTTAATTTTAGCTTCGTCAGCTGTCCAAAAAAGTGTGGGGTCAAGTAACCCGATAGGTGTTCTAACGGGAATAGACTTTTCTTCATTGGGGAAATTGATTTTATACTGTAGCACCTTACTGGGGTAAGCGTAGGTCATTTTTGTGGTGGGGTATATTGAGTTAAGACGATATTCAGTGGCAGATTGCAATTTACCTGCCGTATCATTGTTTAAGTGTAAATAATAAAAACTTGCTGAGGCAAATTCATTTAAGGTGAAAGCGCCGCCATCAACGATTGATTCTTCCATCGTTAGACTTGTCCCATAAGACTTATTGTGGTTCGGTGTCTTCTGTGCATTGTGAGAAACATACAGCGTGGCACCATTGTATACGGTTTTAAGATAATATTTTTCTGTGCCAAATTTACTTTCAAATTGCCACTTGGCAGGTTTGCCCACATCATAAGGTGTGAAAAAATAATCCGAACCTCGGTGAGGCTGAACAATATGTCCTGAGAAATATTTATTGCCACCAAAGGCAAATATTTCCGCATAAATTTTGCTAAGATCTCTATTGTAGGTGTATAAACTTCCGTTCCATCCGTAGAAAACTTTGTTATTAGGAATACTTGTTTCGTTGACAGAAGCCAAATCGCAAGGTGCCATTCGAGTGATTTCACGCGGATCGGAAAAATGAATATCCTCCTTCTCAAATTTCATACATTGTTTATCATCATCCATAAGTGAAAATGTAGCAAACGGCTTAAAATCATGCAGAATAACAATGTGGTGTTTGACATGTTCCGTAGAAGATTCGAAACCCATGGGCGCATTACGCTTAAGGATAATGTGGGCAACACCTTTTTTATTGAAGGACACTTTTCCCGAGTCTGGGTCGTAACTAGCAACGGATGGGTGATTAATGGGGTAATTTGCAGCGGACAAACTGCTGTCCACAAGTAACTCTTTTTTCGGTGTTTCCTTATATCCATTTTGCTGGCTTTTCGTTGCGCTATTCTTAGTAATCTTTGGTGGTGTATCGGTCGCATTGTTTTTTGATCTTTCAACAAAAGGCGCCAAATAAGGCATATCGCCAAAACTAATACTGTAGTCATCTAAAGATTCATTGGGTTTGAGCAATGTGTTCAAATCAATCTCGGGTGAGAATAGCACCAATTTGTGTGTTTTGAATATTGCAGACGAATATACATGCACCTTCATCACCCTGTTACTAACATCTGTCCCTGCAAAAATCTTATTACCCAAAGGCAGAGTTGCCATAATACTGATGCGCTTGTTATAGGCACTTGGGTCAAATTTCAGCCCCAAACCTTGTGTAGTATGCTTATAGGAAACATACTTAGGAAGAGGTGCCAGTGGATCAATAGTGCGTATTTCCCTCTTGTATATCGTAGTCGCATCTTGACTTATTGACGGGTAAGCGTAGTCGTCAATAACTACCCCTTGAACATCTGGGTAATCTTTAGTGTGAAAACCAATTAAAAAATTAAGCGCCTCTTTTTGTTTTGTTTTTTTAAGAAAATTGTTGAACACTAAAGTCCCCTCGTGATGAGGAAACCAATCTGTTTTTTCTTTATTCCAGCGTACTTCTGTACTAGAATCAATACAGGAAGTGAGTAATAAAAGATTGGACAGAATAAAGAAATAAATTATTTTTTTCATTTTAGTTGTAGCTCCTTGAGACTTTTGCAGTGCATCGCCTTTTTTGAATAATTTGTTATCGAAACTTTTGCATCATCGGGTGAATTTACCCCATAAATACAACCTTTTCATTTAAAGAAAAACTCTTGCCTTAAACTACACAAGAGAATCAAATGGAGTTTAAACCCCAAATTTATCGGCTTATTATATCCGAGACCTTTGCATAAATATAAATAATCAACAAGAATCCACTTTTCACCCACTTGGTAATTTTTTAAACCTAGCCTTAGCCCTGCCAGGGCAAGGTTTGATAAAATTACCAAGTGGGCAAAAATTGAATTTTGCTAATCATCCATATTTATGCAAAGGTCTCTATCCATTAAATTAACCTCAAATGTTTCTTTTTATCAAATCTATTTGCTTGGAAAAAGTGTTTTGATTCAGGGTGAAAAATTACACTTAGCATTTAAAGTGAGTATTTTTTACCAGTAAAAAAATGAACGCTTGACGATACCCAGTATCATTTACATCATTCATTTTTTTTAAAGGACATGCTTGCTTGGCATGGGTATTTTTTTTCCAATGAGTCAAAATTTAAATACGCATTTTCAGCATTTAATAGCCCTTTGAATGTTTAAAATTTATTTTGATTTATGGTGCCACCTTTTTACCCGTAAGAAATACATTTGCACCCTTAAGAATCATTTTTTTAGGCAAGATTCCTGAGTAGTCTTTTAAGTGTCTTGCTTTATTTTATAAAGAAGGAGGGCGAGGCATTAGAATTGCACTCCCTTTAAATGGGCGGGAGTAGCATTTGGGGATTTGGTGTTGGTTGTTAAAAACGATGGGGGCTAGGGATTTGAGCATATCTTCATAAACAGGCTTTTTGAAGTCGATAATAACCTGAATAGGATGCCAATAATCAACCCACATCCAGTCATCAAATTCAATTTTTGTATGTGTGTCTAATTTAATGTTGTTGTCTTCGCCAATGAGTTTTAATAAAAACCAAACCTGCTTTTGACCAATGCAAATTGGCTTTTGTTTACGCCGAATGCAGGAATCAGGCAAATCATAGCGCAACCATTTTGGCGTTTTGGCAATGACATTGACATGTTTAGGCGTTAAGCCAACTTCTTCTTCCAATTCACGAAACAAAGCCTCAAGATCGCTTTCGCCATTATCAATGCCACCTTGCGGCAACTGCCAATTATCTTGTTGACAACGCTTGGCTAAAAGTATCTGATTTTTATCATTGATAATAACAATGCCAATATTAGCGCGATATCCTTCTTTGTCAATCATTGTGCAAAAGGCTTGTAATTAGTCGTCGTTAAAAGCACCCAAAATATATAGCAAACTGGTAAACATATTGTGCAACGCTAAATACAATCCCACTGTTGCAGCAATGTAATTAGTCTCGCCACCATTGATAATAGATGACATCTGCGAAAGCATATAAGCCCCCATTAACAACACCACCACAAACGAAATTGCCAAACTCACAAAAGAAGATTCAACCAAAAATGCATTCACCAAAGACAAAACAATCACGCCAATCATCGCAAAAAATATCATGCCATTTAAAAAACTAAAATCTTTCTTAGTATTTTGCGCATAAAAACTAATGGCAAAAAACGACACACCCGTACCAGTCAACGCTTGCAATACCAGTTCACCACCATTCGGCATCGCCAAATAATGCGCCAACATTGGGCCAATGGAATACCCTAACAAACCTGCTACAGCAAAAGCCGTAAAAATACCCTTATTGCTATTTTGTGTTCTTGGTAAAACAAACCAAATCATCGCAATCGCAGCAATTGAACTCGCTATCGCAGAGCCATAACCCGCACCCGAGACAACAGAAAACCAAGACGCTAAACCACCAAAAATCAGCGTATAAGACAACAGCCTCATTGTGTCTGATAAAACCTTGTTTTTAACCCGAATGCTCGAAATACCTGCACTTGCAGTAGTTGAAAATGTACGCATGATTTTTCCCTCTTTATAGATAAGTGTAAAATATCTATTTTATTCTGAAAACAGCATGTAATGAAACTAATTTTAGGCAATGGCAAAACCGCACAATCCCTCGCACGCTTTTTAGACAAGCAAAGCACCCCCTTTACCTTGCTCGAAGACACTAGAAAAATTAACAATCCATCCGTTTTGCAAGACATTGACGAAATTTTTATCTCACCGGGTGTCCCACAAACACAACCTATCGTCATCTGGGCAAAAGAGAAAGACATTCCCGTTACCAGCGATATTGAATTATTCTCACGCCACGCCCAAGCCCCAATTATCGGCATTACCGGCTCAAATGGCAAATCAACAGTTACCCAACTACTCGGCGAAATGATTGCCAATGACAACAAAAAAGTCGCCATCGGTGGCAACATCGGCAAACCAGCACTTGATTGCCTATCATCCGAGATTGATTTTTATGTCCTTGAACTCTCAAGTTACCAACTAGATTACACACAA
Coding sequences within:
- a CDS encoding ADP-ribosyltransferase — encoded protein: MKKYYLLITLLTLTVTNAFATVFPDVDKQRHLFANNDRATRSEAKLVHAEKMYAQTEELELTKAESDYFAEYTTDSNDFVNDYLGDGLAESDPLTVGNYQTRIKKFSETLEKFPPSNSNIYRGSSSTRSSGNGKPYYNLDAENPPQVVEGDYLVTNKFTSFSSSFEEASYFSRTGAEGDIGVIFGIENSASSAPIALYSHEDEAEALVKPGQAYKIKKITSYDGFIDDMGHEKKMVTVELGEEEMIPSDANVFFMTQARPLNQEEFRTLESRLGPENKYLMPDSLKDNINVGLGTCAPET
- a CDS encoding RNA pyrophosphohydrolase — encoded protein: MIDKEGYRANIGIVIINDKNQILLAKRCQQDNWQLPQGGIDNGESDLEALFRELEEEVGLTPKHVNVIAKTPKWLRYDLPDSCIRRKQKPICIGQKQVWFLLKLIGEDNNIKLDTHTKIEFDDWMWVDYWHPIQVIIDFKKPVYEDMLKSLAPIVFNNQHQIPKCYSRPFKGSAILMPRPPSL
- a CDS encoding Bax inhibitor-1 family protein, which codes for MRTFSTTASAGISSIRVKNKVLSDTMRLLSYTLIFGGLASWFSVVSGAGYGSAIASSIAAIAMIWFVLPRTQNSNKGIFTAFAVAGLLGYSIGPMLAHYLAMPNGGELVLQALTGTGVSFFAISFYAQNTKKDFSFLNGMIFFAMIGVIVLSLVNAFLVESSFVSLAISFVVVLLMGAYMLSQMSSIINGGETNYIAATVGLYLALHNMFTSLLYILGAFNDD